A genomic stretch from Thunnus maccoyii chromosome 19, fThuMac1.1, whole genome shotgun sequence includes:
- the ufc1 gene encoding ubiquitin-fold modifier-conjugating enzyme 1, with the protein MADESARRAVSQIPLLKTHAGPRDRALWPQRLKEEYQALIRFVEQNKAADNDWFRLESNPDGTRWTGTCWFIHELLRYEFRLEFDIPVTYPDTAPEVAVPELDGKTAKMYRGGRICLTEHFAPLWARNAPRFGLAHLMALGLGPWLAVEVPDLISKGLVVHQERQREAAAE; encoded by the coding sequence ATGGCGGACGAGAGCGCGCGCCGTGCCGTGTCGCAGATCCCGCTACTGAAGACGCACGCGGGCCCGCGGGACCGCGCGCTGTGGCCACAGAGGCTGAAGGAGGAGTACCAGGCGCTGATCCGGTTCGTGGAGCAGAACAAGGCGGCGGACAACGACTGGTTCCGACTGGAGTCCAACCCGGACGGTACGCGCTGGACCGGCACGTGCTGGTTTATCCACGAGCTGCTGCGCTACGAGTTCCGGCTGGAGTTCGACATCCCGGTGACGTACCCGGATACGGCACCCGAGGTGGCGGTTCCGGAGCTGGACGGGAAGACCGCCAAGATGTACCGCGGCGGCCGCATCTGCCTGACCGAACACTTCGCGCCGCTCTGGGCGCGCAACGCGCCGCGCTTCGGCCTGGCGCACCTCATGGCGCTGGGACTCGGACCGTGGCTCGCCGTGGAGGTCCCGGACCTGATCAGCAAAGGGCTCGTGGTCCACCAGGAGCGGCAGCGCGAGGCGGCGGCGGAGTGA